A region of the Methanomassiliicoccales archaeon genome:
CTATCAGATGCCAGATATGGATGGTATCAACTTCCTCAAACAAGTACGGGGATCAGAAGACGGAGTGCCCTTCATCCTGTTCACAGGACGCGGTCGAGAGGAAGTGGTCATCGAGGCTCTGAAGAACGGGGCCGATCACTATATCAAGAAAGGCGGGGACCCACTGTCCCAATATGCCGAATTGGCCAATCTGGTGCGGCAAACAGTGCGCCGAAAGGAGGCCGAAGAGTCCATTCGTTTCAACGCCTCACGTTTCAGGGCGCTCATAGAGAACACCCGTGACCTGGTGACCATCATAGACTGGTCTGGCTACATCATTTATTCCAGCCCGTCCACTCGGAAGGCCCTCGGATACACCACTGAGGAATTCAAGGGGAGCAGCATTTTCAGCTACTTGCACCCAGACGACCGTCACATGGAAAATATATTCATGTACAGTGCCCAGAAGGACCAGTGCGGTCTACCTGCAGAGTTTCGTCTGCGAGCAAAGGATGGTGCATACCGCTGGTTCCAGGGCAGCGCCAGCGGGTATCTGGAGGAGAAGAATATTGGGCAGGTCATACTTTATGCCTGGTTCATAGACGAAAGGAAGAGCTTGGAGTTAGAACTTATCGCTAAAGACCAAGCCTACGAGAACCTTATGGAACAGATTGATGAGATGGTGTTCCGATTGGACGAGATAGGACGTTTCATATCGGTAAACCAGGCAGTTTGCCGTTTCTTTGGAAGGACAAAGGAGGAGCTAATAGGTGTCCACGCTACTGATATCGCTTCCTCTGGAGGACAGGATGCCATATTCTCCGTCATAAGGGAAAAATTTAGTGGACAGCACGCAAAATCCCGGCACGAGTACTCGGTGATCAACGCTCTAGGGGAGAAGGCGATGATCGAGGTGACCTCATGGGTGATCATCTCCAAAGGGTTGAAAGGAATATTGGGGGTAGCCGCTCCCATGAATAAGACGACCGAGTGATGCAGGTCCGATCATCAATTAAATATGGATTAATCGATATCGAGCTGTGATCATGCGCAAGGACGATCCATTGTTCGTCTATGTGGTCAATCAGACCATGCATTGGTTCATTATCGGACTCACCCTGCCGATCATTATCCTGTATATGATCAGCAAGGGCCTGGACCTGTTCCAGGCCGGTCTGGTCCTGTCTGTCTACTCGGGAACCGTCATTCTCTTGGAACTGCCTACTGGAGGGTTGGGCGACGCCATCGGTCGAAAACGGGTCTACATGTACTCTCTCGCCATGTCCCTCGTATCCGGGGTGGTGCTGTTATTTGCCAGCGGACTACTTTGGTTCGTTCTAGGTTTTGTTTTCTATGGAGTGGCCCGAGCCCTGTCATCAGGTTCAATGGACGCATGGTTCGTCGACGAGTTCGGGAAGACGAAACCTGCGGGAGATCTTCAGACGGCCTTGGCCAAGGCCAACATCTTCATTCCACTGGGGATCGGGGCCGGCTCGCTCATAGGTGGTCTTCTACCCATGTTGACCTCGGACCTCGCAGAGAATGTAAGTTGGATGAACCGTTATTCCGTGAACCTTCTGCTGTTGATCGTTATGGTGCTGGTGCAGATGGGTCTGACGATCACATTGGTCCGGGAGACGACCTTAAAGGAGGGGGGTAGAAGCCTTTTACAGGGATTCAAAACGCTTCCCCAGGTCCTGTCCGATGCCCTGGCCTTCGGCATACGGGATCGTTTCACACTGGTGCTGATGATCTCATCCCTCTTCATGGGCTTCGGCCTTCTTTCTGTGGAACTTCTTTGGCAGCCACAAGTACTCGGTCTCATGGGAGATCCCACTGAAACGTGGATATTCGGGGTCCTGGCCGCAGGATATTTCTTCGCCTCGGCCTTGGGAAACATGGTGGCTACCCGGCTCGTTCCCTGGTTCGGCCGGGACCATCTCCTGTTATTGACCATCGTCCGAGCGGTCTCCGGCGCGACCCTGGTGATCCTGGCCTGGCAGCAAGGCTTGCTGGAGTTCGCCATAGTATATCTTCTTCTATACCTGATATTCGGTGTAGCTAGCTCTCCCCATGCCGCGGTGTTCAATGCCAGGATACCCAGTGAAAGGAGGTCCACTCTGATGTCCTTCGAGTCCCTGATGCTTCAGAGCGGCGGTATGCTAGGTTCTTTATTCATCGGCACCTGGGCCAAGTTGGCGGGCATTTCATCCGCCTGGACAGTGGCCGGGTTGATACTACTGCTCTCATCGTTGACTTACGGCTACCTTTATTGGGTCGGTAAAAAAGCAAAGGGCCGATCGATGCAGTTAATGACGAGATGAGAGGGACCATTGCCTCCTGGGAAATGCGGAGAACCCTGATTTCCAAGTACGTTTCGATCATTGGTCCAAGTTCATCCCATTAGAACGACTTCTTTTACTGGAATGGAAAATGTCTCGGAGAAACCTATTAAATCAATAGTGTTCATGCCACTTTGAAAGGAGAATTCCTTTGGGTAAGAAGAAGGTGTCTAATAACCAGGTGAGGGGTATCTCCCGTAAAAGAATGGATATTCTGGTCACCATGTCGGAGAGGGAGGCATTAGCTGGGAACATGGTCAGGGCTAAACGCTACATGGAGCTGGCCAGACGCATATCCGGGCGGAACAAAGTGCCCATGCCTCTCCGGGCAATGTACTGTCACCGATGTTTTACGCCTTTAGTCGCCGGTATCAATTGCCGGGTGCGATTAAGGGAAAAGAAAGTATGCACGCACTGTTTAGAGTGCGATTCGATCAAGCGGATCCCGTACATTCGGGAGATCAAGGAGAGAAGGACATGCCGCCAAGAACAATAAGGGAAGTAAAGAGGGTGGGGCATGGGTTGCGACCCACCGTGCACGTAGGCAAGGAAGGGATTACCGATACTCTTATCGATGAAATAGTGAAACAGATAAAAGGACGCAAGGTGGTCAAGATCAAGCTCCTCCCCAGTGTGGAGGAGGACCGCAAGGTGGTGGCCATAGAGCTCGCCGATCGCTCCCATTCGGAGTTGATCGATGTCATCGGCCACACCATCCTATTATGCGACCGTCGCTATCTGCAAGGCAAGGGAGACACCAAGCTTACAGAGTGATATTATGTTGGACGCCAACGTTATTAGGGGCGACCCTGAGGCCATCCGAAACATGCTTCGCAGCCGTAACTACGGCGACGAAGTGCTGGACCGATTCTTGGAGATCGACGCTAGTTGGAGGGTCAAGGTGGAAGAAGGCAATCGCCTCAGGAAGATGAGGAACGAAGCTTCTTTACGCATCTCCAAGCTCAGCGGGGCGGAGAAGACGGAAGCGGTGATGGAAATGAAGGTAGTCTCCTCTCGCATTAGCGAGCTGGATGCCATCATAGCTGAACTGGAAGAGCAGAAGAACGAATCCATACTGCTTTTTCCCAACATTCCTCATATCTCAGTACCGATTGGCGACAGTTACGAGAAGAACATCGTGGTGTCCGAGAACGGGAAGGAAAGAAAATTCGATTTCCCGCTGAAGGACCACATAGCACTAGGCGAGGATCTGGACATTATAGATTTTCAGAGAGGAGTGAAGATCGCTGGTAGCGGCTTCTTCGTCCTGAAAGGGGACGGAGCTCGCATGGAACGGGCGCTGATCAATTACATGCTGGACCTGCATCACGGGCAAGGATACACCGAGATCTTTCCTCCGGTGATGGTCAATCGGGCCGCGGTCATCGGAACTGGTCAGTACCCCAAGATGAAGGACGACATGTATTGGTGCGAGAGGGACGATCTTTGGCTAAACCCGACCGCCGAGGTCCCGGTCACCAACATGCTGCAGGACGATATTCTGGCAAAGGGTGACCTCCCCATCTATTACACCGCTTATCTGCCCTCTTTCCGCAGGGAGGCCGGCCGACACGCGGAGATGAAGGGAATGATCCGGGTACATGAGTTCAACAAGGTGGAGTTGGTCAAGTTCGTTCTACCCGATGGTTCCTACCAAGAACTGGAAAGCCTGGTGAACGACGCACAGGACGTACTGCGCGGATTGGAGCTTCCCTTCCGTACTTTGCTGCTATGCACCGGGGACATGGGTTTCGCTTCGGCCAAGACCTACGACCTAGAGGCGTACGCTCCAGGGACCGGTAGCTGGTTGGAGGTATCCTCATGCAGTTGCTTCACTGATTTCCAGGCCCGCCGTGCTCGGATCAAGTACCGGCCGGAACAGCATCTGAAGAGCGAGTTCGTACACACCCTCAACGGTTCCGGACTGGCATTGCCTCGAACCATGGTGTCTATAATGGAGAACTATCAGGACCGCGCAGGCCACATACGTATCCCAGATGTGTTAAGGCCTTACATGCAAGGGCAAGAAATAATAGAATAGAAGAGTAAACGGTTTAAAAACGGCTGGTAGCCGTCTTACTTTTTCGCCTTTTTGGGCGCAGCCTTCGCGGGCTTCTCTTCTGCTTCCGCCTCTTCCTCAACCTCTTCGCCCTCTACTTCCTCTCCTTCTTCCGTCTCTTCATATCCTAGGAAGTCAAAGAGATCCTCTTCTAGGCCCTTCAACACTTCAACGGCCTCTTCCTGTTCGCCTTCCTCAAGAAGGTCGATGACCAGGGTTACCTGGTCTAAGAAATCCTCCAGGGTGCAGTCGAGCTCCTCAATTAGATCGTTCAGGCTAACCATGTTTATTACCTCAAAATCCAATATCATTTGCCCCTAGATAAGACATGGGGTATCATACTTAGACAACGGGCGATGCTGGGACCTCCTATCGAACCATAAAATCACACATCCAGGTACTCTCCCGACGAGTTTTTTCTAGTCCATTCGTCATCATTCCCGGGACATCATCGATCATGTGACCATCTCGTGAACGCTCGCTCTGCATATCCAAATGTCAACCATACTTGTCGATGGCACCTGTAACATGGGCAGAGCGTAACCGGGGACTCCGCATATGGCAACTCCTCCTTGCAACCCCCAACCAGCGCTTCTTTCACCGAACAATACGTTCAAGGAGGCCAGATTCGCCTGGATGGATGTGACGTATTGCACCTCCAAATTCAACCCGGGAACTGAAACAATATCCGGCAGACCCACCGAACAGAAAGTGGATATGCCGACCCAGATATCATCATTTGATGGGGGTTCGATACCCACGACCCGAAAGGGGTTCCCGAATCCGTGGATCAAAGATGCGGTGGAACGGCCAAGACGTTCCAACATCTCTCCCAAGGTGCCGCAATGCACTGAAAGGTCCATGCGCAGTCCCGTCTTCATCGCCGATGTATAATCGTTCACGCTCACCTCCACAAACAGGCCCATTTCCACTTCCCTTTCCAATATGTCGGCGGCCAAACGTTCTATGATGTGCAGAACGGTGCTCGATAGCGTATCAGCGAGGGTCTCCATGGACGGTTCCCCGGAAGAAAGCTGGGATATCGATTCGGTCACTGCTGAAACGAAAGCCTGTTCAAACGTGGTGAGGTCGAGGCGTGTGAACGGGTCCTTGCCGTTACTACGACCCTCCGTACCTTCCCGGAACTCCCAGCGGTCGGTACCGTCCTGAGTTCTCTGCCAGGTACGCTCATCGTTCCAATAGTCCGTGGCGAACGGAGTGCTATCGATCCTTCGTCCGTTTTGGTCCCGAAGGACGATGCTTTCCTCCGCTGGGAAACCGTTGGCTTGATTGTCCAGGGCCTGACCCTTGAAATAGTATACAAATCGGCCGTGGGGGGCGAGGACCGCATCCCCTATAGACCCCAATGCCTGTGCCCCGTGGGATGTCTGGAGGGTCCATCCTGCTAGATTGATCATCTCATCGGTCGGGTTGTACAGTTCCACCCATTCTCTCCCGTAGTCCTCCCCCATTGGATTGAGTTCATACTCGTTGATGACCGGTGAGTCACACCTTCCATCTAGCATTTTCACATACACTCCCGCATCCACGCTCCCTTTTAATCCTGGTAAGGGAAGCGGTATGTTGGACAGAAGAGCGCTCACGCCCGGGATGTCCGAAAGTGCAAAGGACAGTTCTTGATAGCTAACGATCTCAGGCATTGTCAGCTCAATACAGGCGCCCCTCACGATACCCCTGACCTCCACCATGTGACGAAAGACGTCCATGAACGGGTCCAGCACAATATGTACGGACCAATCTTCGGCGTTCAGGGAGGCGTTGCTTAGGAAACCGAACCCGAACGATCCTTTGATCAGACGGGAGGTGACGGAAATAGAACATTCCCCCACTCGATAAGAGAGGGAGAAAGAGGCAGGGATGCTAACATCTTGGAAGGCCATATCCGTGGGATCGGTCCTGATGACCAGGTCGAGCCCGAACAAATTAAGGCGGCATGTCCGTTCACCCAAGAGACCGGCTGCGGCCTCGACCGCATTGGCCGTTGGACCGAGGACCACAGCGCGGACGAACTGCTGCACCTTTTCAACCAGTTCCTGAAGATAATTTGATAGAGCATCAAGAATTTTTGTCCCCATGTCCAATAGACGTTTCACCGCGTTCTCGAGAAGGCGATATACCTTTTGCAGCCCAGAGGACACCGCTTCGATCCCGTCCAATAGCGGCCGGAATATCTTTTCCAAGATCGTGGCAACGTCACCGATGAGCGTGTTGGTATTTTGGTAATGCACACCTAACAATGGTTGCCCGGAAAGGATGGAGATCGTTTGATAAATCGTCAGAGGGACCTGTCCCTCGAGGGTCAGTGGCATGCTCGCCCCGAGATCACCACCGGGGGATAGTTTGATGCCGACATTGCCTGAGCAAACCAGTCCCCAGACTGACTGGAACGAGGCCCATTTCTTCTCTAGCAGGTTGGTGTCATGAGACTGGGGGAACGATCCTTCCTGGCCGACGTATGAAACCGGGTCGGTAAGGAGAACGGTCGGTCGGGTCCCCACATCTTCGAACGATAGATATTCCATTTCCACATCCAGGGTCTCCTGGTAAGAACGCCCCATCTCATCGGTCAAATCGAAATGATCATCGCGAGGGATGGGCACCTCCATGAAATCATCCCTCATCCCCATTCCTTTTGATATCTCGTTCATCAGTGATCGGACATCATCCGAGATAATCATTCCCAGTCCGATCAATGGGTCGCCCATGGCCACAATGATGTCGACCATAAAGGAGGACCGATGGCCGGATATTGTCGACCTATAGCTCATCCCGTTCAGGAAATTATCCGTCAGGGAAGCGGCATTAAGTTCATAGGCATCGACGATACGATCCATCATCGACCAGCCTTCATCCAGGAAAATGGCCTGTTCGATCGAATGGAAATTCTCTTCCCATGGAAGGTCCAGCCCAGGATTCGACGATCGCATTTCCGTCAACAACTGTCCTGCAACCGATCTCGCCACATCATCCAACGAGGAATCACGGTCCAGTATCTCGTACTTCCTTTCAAGGAATAGTGATTTGGTAGCCTCTGCCAGGTGATCGACCGTATCGACCTGTTGTTCCCCCGCTCCAATGGCTGGCCTCAGCCACTCATCCTTTCGCTCCAATGCGTCCAGAAGTACGGAACGGATCTCATCCAGAAAGGTCATGCCATCCGTCGGGTCCAGGATGAGACTGTCCGGTGGTAGGTACATGTTGCGGGAAACGCTCTCCGCTATGATCATCAATCTCTCCCGCATGGAATCGATCAGCTCCTTGGTGCTCTTCTCATATTGTTCGCGGAAGTCGCCCCATCCATCCCAATCGAGCACGTCCACAGTTGGGAAATCCATCGAAACCATGCCCTGCACCGGTAGTATCACCGACTGACCGTCTGCGGTGATCAGCTCCAGGTTGCGCGTGGGAACGATTATCCGATCATCCGGGATACCGGCGTTCAAGTAACGGTAAAGAGTGTCCGGCAGACCTGCGATCTCGAACTTGCCCTTTATCCAATCTTTGTACTGGTCCTCCAATAGGTCGGTACCACTGATCCATTCTATGATGTCGTTCAAACCGAATTCGAACGCTTCTTCCACATCCTCCAATATGTTCGCGGCGTCGACCAATTGGAGGTATTCCATCCATCTCAAGATCGTTCGGTCCATGGATGCATATATGGTCTGAGAGAAGACGGCGCCCCAATCAAGCTCGTCGCAACCATACAATCCTAAGAATAGGTCAACGGGGTCGATCGCCCCTCCCATTTCCATATACCCTCTCACATGATCCCAGGACGCTTGGGGGGACATGTGGTCGGTGAAGATCTCCAAACAAGGGTCAGCTGTTCTGAAGATCTGGTATTGTAATATTACCAAACCTAGGTTCAGGGCGTTCAACACATCCCTTTCGGTCACCATATCATCAATCCCCTGGCCTATTGATGAACAGGCGGTGCCCCAACCCTGTAGGGAGCGATAAGTGGCCAGAGAATCCAACATGCCACGGGCCATACAGGTCAGGTCTCCCAGACCGTTGCCGACCGTGGAATCGAAGGCGGCCATACGATCCTTCAGCAAAGGCCATGGCACCTTAACATCATTAGAGGCCGGAAAAACCCTGGTCAGGTTACCATCATTGGTCGATACTTTCACTTCGAAATTCCCGTTCAAACCGACATAGGCCGGAACAAACTCTCCCTGCCAACCCTCTCCGAGATCGACACAGTTAGACAAGGAAAGGCGGAGGAATGAGAGTCGAATATCGCTGATATTTACCTCGATCCTATAATTGCCCCGTTCCTGTGGATACACTCCATGGGCCGATCTATCCAGTTCTGATATGAATCCCGACCTCATCTTACACTCGTTCGTTGTGTCGCCAGAACATGAACGGACCACCGCTTGGAATGCCAACATGTCGATCTTTACCTTGGCCGATAGGGAGAGATCGTTCATCTCCTCCAGCTCTTCCACAGTCAGATCCACATTCTCCGACCGATCGTTCAGGTCTGACATTGCCAAGGCTGATAAACTGGAAAGGACCACCAATACGATAGCTATCATGGAGAATGGTAATTGCCCTCGGCGGTCTCGGGAGAGCTTTCTATCTGTGTATCGGACGAGCATCGACATTGCCAATGCCCAGGGACATAAAAATGAACAGAACTACAATCAGATTACGCCTAGTTCTCCTCTTTGACCATGTACAAGAAGTTCTCCAAATGGGCGGCTAGGAGCGGATTGTCCGAGAAGCCGCACAGGTCCAGCTCGTCCGAGGCGATCATGGCCCGGGTGCTGTCGGAAATGACATCTGTGGCTATCAACGACTTTCGGCGGAATACCTCGGTCGCCTCCGGTACTTTGATCGAGGGTACGGTGATTATGGTCACACGCACACCCCGTTTGACCGCGTCCTTGAATCGGTTGGAAAGTTCATTTCGGATATCATGCATCTTGGGGGAGGATATCACGAATGTTTTTTTGGACGATTCGAGCAGCTCCCCGATCTTGCTCAACACCTTCTTCTTACCGTGAATGGTATAGACCAGTTCCGGGGTCCCTCTTTCACTTAGCAAGCCTTTCACGGTGTTCAATTTATTGAAAATGCCATTCAGGTCGTTCATCGCCCGGGCGCGTATCTCCTCCAATGGTACGGGGTGATATATGGTCGGTCGACCCCCGGTCTCCTCCACGAATTTCTTTTCCCTTAGCGATAGTAATGCTTTGTATGCGGAGGTGCGTGGTATCATGGCCAACTCCGCGATGTCCTCAGCGGTCCCATGACTTTTGAGTATCAGTGCAACGTAGATGCGAGATTCATAGTTACTTAACCCAATATTCCCAAGAGCGGCGGCGATTTGGGTATATTCTTTCTCAATGTCCTCTATGTCCAGCCGAAGAAGGTCAATGATATTCATGGCGTAATATGTAGCGTTTACAGCTACATAAACATTATATTGACACATCGAAGTATATGATCGGGATGCAATAATGATTGCAAAAGAGAGTTCATTGCCAAAGGGACTGCCGAAGCAGACGCAATCCCTTTGTCCAGAGTGCAAGAAGATCATCATAGCCGACATATTCGAAAAGGACGGTAAGGTGTTGATCGAAAAGACCTGCCCAGAGCACGGTCATTTCAGTGACATCTACTGGTCCGATGCTGCGATGTACAAAAGAGCAGAGCTGTTCGCTTTTGATGGTGTTGGGGTGGAGGATCCGTTCATTAAAAATGCCACGGTCTGCCCCACCGATTGCGGTCTATGCAATCTACATCTAAGCCACACCTCTTTGGCCAACGTGGACCTTACGAATCGCTGCAACATGAAGTGCCCTATATGTTTCGCCAACGCCAACGCCGCGGGATACGTTTATGAGCCGACTATCGAGCAGATAGAGAAGATGTTGCGCACCCTGAGGGAGCAGAGACCCGTTCCCTGCCCAGCGGTCCAGTTCTCAGGCGGAGAGCCCACCATCTACCCTCACTTCATCGAGGCCATAGCGAAGGCCAAGGAATTGGGTTTTGCCCAGATCCAGGTGGCGACAAACGGTATCAAATTCGCGGAGGACTTCGAACTGTTGAAGACCGCGGTAGACGCTGGTCTGAATACCATTTACCTGCAGTTCGACGGTCTCCGTGAAGAGATATATATCGCTGCAAGAGGCCGTAAATTGCTAGATGTGAAACTAAAGGCGATCGAAAACGTTAGAAAGCTGGAAAAACCCCCGTCGATAGTCCTGGTTCCCACCATTGTAAAGGGGATCAACGACGACCAGATCGGGCCCATATTCCGTTTCGCTTTGGAGAATAGTGACGTCATCCGTGGAATCAACTTCCAGCCTGTAGCCTTCACCGGGAGGATCAACAAGGAGGACCTGGTCAAACAGAGGTATACCCTGACTGACCTTGCCATTGACCTGGAAGTACAAACCCAGGGACAGATCGTCAAAAACGACTGGTACCCTGTGCCTAGCGTCGTGCCTGTTTCTACCTTGGCCTCCGCCATCCTCGGCGTACCGAAGGTCACCTTCACCACCCACCCGCATTGCGGATTGGCGACCTACCTGTTCGTTCAGGACAAGGACCACGTGGTGCCCCTGACGCACTTCGTCGATGTAGAACCGTTGTTCAGGGATCTGTTCGAACTATCAAAAAAGACAGAGAAGGCCAAGGTCAAGTTCCCTTCAAAATTGAAGGCCTACGCTCTGCTCAAGAAGTACATCCACGAGGATAAGATGCCGGAGGGTCTGGACGTAATGTCGTTCCTCAAACTGCTCTCCGAGGTCATGGGTGACGAGTCGAAGGATTCCCTGTCTAAGTTCTCATGGAAGATGATATTCGTTGGTGGAATGCATTTCCAGGACCTGTACAACTATGATATTGAAAGGGTCAAGCGCTGTGCCATCCATTACGCTGTGCCAGATGGGCGAATCATACCGTTCTGCGCTTACAACGGTGGCCCGACCTTCCGAGAAGAAGTGGAGAAGAAGTTCTCGGTGCCGATCGATGAGTGGAGACGGACCAGAGGGACAGAGCACACGTAGAGGTGTTGATCATGATCGTTAGCACAGAGAAATGCATGCATTGCGGTGCCTGTGTGGGTTCATGCCCTCAGAATGCCATTTTCCTGAACGAGATAGTCCTAGAGTTCAATGAGAATTGCAATAAGTGTGGCAGATGCGTCCGCATTTGCCCCGTGGGAGCCCTAAGGATGGAGGCTAAGAAATGAAGACCGATTACGATGTCGTGGTCGTAGGCGCTGGCCCAGCTGGCAGTATGACCGCTAAACACGCGGCCAAAAAGGGCGCTCGGGTACTGATGATCGAGAAGCGCCAAGAGATCGGGGCTTCCCTAAGATGCGCCGAGGGCGTGAACAAGAAGGGACTGGAGAAGGCCGGCGTTCCCGTGGACCGCCGCTGGGTCTCCACGGATGTTTCCGGTGCCAAACTGGTATCTCCAGGTGGGCATGTGTTCCGCATCGATGAGAGACAGGCCGGCAACGAGGTGGGCATGGTGCTCGAGAGACACCTCTTCGATAAGGCCATGGCCGCTGATGCCGCCCGAGCCGGAGCGGAGATATGGCTCAAGACCTCGGCCGTGGACGTGATCAAGGATGGCGACAAGGTGGTAGGAGTAAAGGCTATGCGCGAAGGCGAGCCTATAAAGCTCACCGCCGGCTGCGTGGTCGCTGCCGATGGTTTCGAGTCCCAGGTAGCCCGATGGGCCGGGATCGACACCTCCCTGAAGGCGGGAGATATAACCACCTGTTACCAGTATCGCATGGCCAATCTTAAGACCGAGCCAGATTACTGTGAGTTCGTTATCGGTTCGGTCGCTCCCGGAGGTTACGTCTGGGTATTCCCCAAGGGCGACGACACCGCTAACGTCGGCATAGGCGTGCTAGCCTCCATGCTAAAGAGGCCAGGGGAGGTCAAGGCCTACCTGGACGCCTGGATCAAAAAGGACCCACGTCTGAGCTGCGGACAGCCTCTGGAGGCTATCGCCGGGGGTGTCTCGGTATCCCCGCCTGTGGAACGCTCCGTCATGAACGGACTTATCCTGGTCGGGGACTCTGCCCGTATCATCGACCCTATTACTGGGGGTGGCATCGCCAACGGTCTGCTGGCCGGCATGCATGCGGGTAACGTCCTGGGTGAATGTGTCGAGGCCGGAGACTTCAGCGAGAAGGCGCTGATGCCCTATGACGTACTGTGGCGCAATGACCTGGAAGATCGACTGTGGCGCAACTGGATGGCCAAGGAGAAGTTCCTGACCCTTTCCGACAAAACACTGGATGGGGTCATTGAAACGCTGGCTACTGCCAAGGTGGACAAGATGTCGGTGCATAATATCCTCATCGCCATCAAGGAGCGCCACCCGGAACTGGTCAAAGAGTTCGAGGATCTGATCTAAACCATTTCCCCTTTACTTTTTATTTATTCGTTCTTAACACCTGGCACGTCGGTGACGACGGTGTAGGGCTTCCCGCCCTTGCTCCTGATGATCTCCATTACCTTTTCCGGCCTATCGGTCAAGGCGATCATGCTACCTCCTCCCCCAGCACCGGTTAGCTTGGCTCCATACGAATATGGTAAGGTCGCGGAGACCATTTTATCTAATTCGGGGGACGACACTCCGAGAAT
Encoded here:
- a CDS encoding PAS domain S-box protein, with product MIRCLYVDDDSFLLEVAKEFLEIEGDIKVEVVCSAKDALKMMSGNTYDAIISDYQMPDMDGINFLKQVRGSEDGVPFILFTGRGREEVVIEALKNGADHYIKKGGDPLSQYAELANLVRQTVRRKEAEESIRFNASRFRALIENTRDLVTIIDWSGYIIYSSPSTRKALGYTTEEFKGSSIFSYLHPDDRHMENIFMYSAQKDQCGLPAEFRLRAKDGAYRWFQGSASGYLEEKNIGQVILYAWFIDERKSLELELIAKDQAYENLMEQIDEMVFRLDEIGRFISVNQAVCRFFGRTKEELIGVHATDIASSGGQDAIFSVIREKFSGQHAKSRHEYSVINALGEKAMIEVTSWVIISKGLKGILGVAAPMNKTTE
- a CDS encoding lamin tail domain-containing protein, translated to MLVRYTDRKLSRDRRGQLPFSMIAIVLVVLSSLSALAMSDLNDRSENVDLTVEELEEMNDLSLSAKVKIDMLAFQAVVRSCSGDTTNECKMRSGFISELDRSAHGVYPQERGNYRIEVNISDIRLSFLRLSLSNCVDLGEGWQGEFVPAYVGLNGNFEVKVSTNDGNLTRVFPASNDVKVPWPLLKDRMAAFDSTVGNGLGDLTCMARGMLDSLATYRSLQGWGTACSSIGQGIDDMVTERDVLNALNLGLVILQYQIFRTADPCLEIFTDHMSPQASWDHVRGYMEMGGAIDPVDLFLGLYGCDELDWGAVFSQTIYASMDRTILRWMEYLQLVDAANILEDVEEAFEFGLNDIIEWISGTDLLEDQYKDWIKGKFEIAGLPDTLYRYLNAGIPDDRIIVPTRNLELITADGQSVILPVQGMVSMDFPTVDVLDWDGWGDFREQYEKSTKELIDSMRERLMIIAESVSRNMYLPPDSLILDPTDGMTFLDEIRSVLLDALERKDEWLRPAIGAGEQQVDTVDHLAEATKSLFLERKYEILDRDSSLDDVARSVAGQLLTEMRSSNPGLDLPWEENFHSIEQAIFLDEGWSMMDRIVDAYELNAASLTDNFLNGMSYRSTISGHRSSFMVDIIVAMGDPLIGLGMIISDDVRSLMNEISKGMGMRDDFMEVPIPRDDHFDLTDEMGRSYQETLDVEMEYLSFEDVGTRPTVLLTDPVSYVGQEGSFPQSHDTNLLEKKWASFQSVWGLVCSGNVGIKLSPGGDLGASMPLTLEGQVPLTIYQTISILSGQPLLGVHYQNTNTLIGDVATILEKIFRPLLDGIEAVSSGLQKVYRLLENAVKRLLDMGTKILDALSNYLQELVEKVQQFVRAVVLGPTANAVEAAAGLLGERTCRLNLFGLDLVIRTDPTDMAFQDVSIPASFSLSYRVGECSISVTSRLIKGSFGFGFLSNASLNAEDWSVHIVLDPFMDVFRHMVEVRGIVRGACIELTMPEIVSYQELSFALSDIPGVSALLSNIPLPLPGLKGSVDAGVYVKMLDGRCDSPVINEYELNPMGEDYGREWVELYNPTDEMINLAGWTLQTSHGAQALGSIGDAVLAPHGRFVYYFKGQALDNQANGFPAEESIVLRDQNGRRIDSTPFATDYWNDERTWQRTQDGTDRWEFREGTEGRSNGKDPFTRLDLTTFEQAFVSAVTESISQLSSGEPSMETLADTLSSTVLHIIERLAADILEREVEMGLFVEVSVNDYTSAMKTGLRMDLSVHCGTLGEMLERLGRSTASLIHGFGNPFRVVGIEPPSNDDIWVGISTFCSVGLPDIVSVPGLNLEVQYVTSIQANLASLNVLFGERSAGWGLQGGVAICGVPGYALPMLQVPSTSMVDIWICRASVHEMVT
- a CDS encoding MFS transporter, translated to MRKDDPLFVYVVNQTMHWFIIGLTLPIIILYMISKGLDLFQAGLVLSVYSGTVILLELPTGGLGDAIGRKRVYMYSLAMSLVSGVVLLFASGLLWFVLGFVFYGVARALSSGSMDAWFVDEFGKTKPAGDLQTALAKANIFIPLGIGAGSLIGGLLPMLTSDLAENVSWMNRYSVNLLLLIVMVLVQMGLTITLVRETTLKEGGRSLLQGFKTLPQVLSDALAFGIRDRFTLVLMISSLFMGFGLLSVELLWQPQVLGLMGDPTETWIFGVLAAGYFFASALGNMVATRLVPWFGRDHLLLLTIVRAVSGATLVILAWQQGLLEFAIVYLLLYLIFGVASSPHAAVFNARIPSERRSTLMSFESLMLQSGGMLGSLFIGTWAKLAGISSAWTVAGLILLLSSLTYGYLYWVGKKAKGRSMQLMTR
- the serS gene encoding serine--tRNA ligase, translated to MLDANVIRGDPEAIRNMLRSRNYGDEVLDRFLEIDASWRVKVEEGNRLRKMRNEASLRISKLSGAEKTEAVMEMKVVSSRISELDAIIAELEEQKNESILLFPNIPHISVPIGDSYEKNIVVSENGKERKFDFPLKDHIALGEDLDIIDFQRGVKIAGSGFFVLKGDGARMERALINYMLDLHHGQGYTEIFPPVMVNRAAVIGTGQYPKMKDDMYWCERDDLWLNPTAEVPVTNMLQDDILAKGDLPIYYTAYLPSFRREAGRHAEMKGMIRVHEFNKVELVKFVLPDGSYQELESLVNDAQDVLRGLELPFRTLLLCTGDMGFASAKTYDLEAYAPGTGSWLEVSSCSCFTDFQARRARIKYRPEQHLKSEFVHTLNGSGLALPRTMVSIMENYQDRAGHIRIPDVLRPYMQGQEIIE
- a CDS encoding YhbY family RNA-binding protein; the encoded protein is MPPRTIREVKRVGHGLRPTVHVGKEGITDTLIDEIVKQIKGRKVVKIKLLPSVEEDRKVVAIELADRSHSELIDVIGHTILLCDRRYLQGKGDTKLTE